A window of Desulfonatronovibrio magnus contains these coding sequences:
- a CDS encoding thermonuclease family protein — protein sequence MTRLSNPLSISRMKRGNKFLLLVIILLIVAYLAKGFFFSSQPARQDKGSLPSYLLIENWQAHVQEVVNPHTLTVLSPHGEKIIIRLYGVEGPPENNTSYRESVRLVAEMINQDQVIIIPFREDQRGRLIANVHSSVHGRNFSEELIRNGLAAVSRDYCRHEICMYWFGLEEDARRTNRGMWRNKGS from the coding sequence ATGACCAGACTATCCAACCCTCTGTCAATCAGCAGAATGAAACGAGGAAACAAGTTTCTGCTTTTGGTGATCATTTTGCTCATTGTGGCTTACCTGGCCAAAGGTTTTTTCTTTTCATCACAACCAGCGAGACAAGACAAAGGCTCACTGCCTTCCTACCTGCTGATAGAAAACTGGCAGGCCCATGTGCAGGAGGTCGTCAATCCCCATACTCTGACTGTATTATCACCCCACGGAGAAAAAATAATCATCAGGTTGTATGGAGTTGAAGGTCCACCCGAAAATAATACCTCTTATCGTGAATCCGTCAGGCTTGTGGCTGAAATGATTAATCAGGACCAGGTGATAATTATTCCTTTCAGGGAAGACCAGCGAGGAAGACTGATTGCCAATGTCCACTCATCTGTTCATGGACGAAATTTCAGCGAGGAGCTGATCAGAAATGGACTTGCAGCTGTTTCAAGAGACTATTGCCGCCATGAAATATGCATGTACTGGTTCGGTCTTGAAGAAGATGCCCGAAGAACAAACAGGGGCATGTGGCGTAACAAAGGGAGTTAG
- a CDS encoding PstS family phosphate ABC transporter substrate-binding protein, with the protein MKKFVFLTLLLSMLFAGSATAQVDPKLPEYKPTSGVSGNLASMGSDTLNNLMTLWAETFRGFYPNVNIEIQGAGSGTAPPALTEATVNFGPMSREMRASEIEAFENRYGYPPTMVPVGIDTIAVFVNRDNPIECLSIPEVDAIFSDTRRCGLGESITRWGQVGLTGAWANRDFTLYSRNAVSGTYGFFRQHALCDGDFSPSINEQPGSASVVQGVSESINGIGYSGIGYRTSGVKVVALAPEHGGTCYEATGENAASGNYPLARYLFVYVNKHPERDLPPVEREFLRMVLSKQGQDVVVRDGFLPLPESVAKNVREQLGL; encoded by the coding sequence ATGAAAAAGTTTGTTTTTCTCACACTTTTGCTGTCCATGCTTTTCGCAGGCAGCGCCACAGCCCAGGTTGACCCCAAATTGCCTGAATATAAGCCTACAAGCGGCGTATCCGGAAACTTGGCCAGTATGGGTTCAGACACTTTGAACAACCTTATGACCTTATGGGCTGAAACATTCAGAGGTTTTTATCCTAATGTTAACATTGAAATTCAAGGTGCCGGATCAGGAACTGCACCGCCAGCTTTGACTGAAGCAACTGTAAACTTTGGACCCATGAGCCGTGAAATGAGAGCTTCAGAAATTGAAGCCTTTGAAAACCGCTACGGTTACCCTCCCACCATGGTTCCAGTTGGTATTGACACCATTGCTGTATTCGTAAACAGAGACAATCCCATTGAATGTCTTTCCATTCCTGAAGTTGATGCCATTTTCTCTGATACACGTCGGTGTGGTCTTGGCGAAAGCATCACCCGCTGGGGTCAGGTAGGTCTGACTGGCGCATGGGCTAACCGGGACTTTACACTTTACAGCCGTAACGCAGTTTCAGGCACATATGGATTCTTCAGGCAGCACGCTCTTTGTGACGGAGATTTCAGTCCGTCAATCAATGAGCAGCCAGGTTCTGCTTCTGTTGTTCAGGGTGTTAGCGAATCCATTAATGGCATTGGATACTCTGGAATCGGATACAGAACATCCGGGGTAAAAGTCGTTGCCCTGGCTCCTGAGCACGGCGGCACCTGCTATGAAGCAACTGGCGAAAATGCAGCTTCAGGCAATTATCCACTGGCCAGATATCTTTTTGTTTACGTCAACAAGCATCCTGAAAGAGACCTGCCACCTGTTGAGAGAGAGTTTCTGAGGATGGTTCTTTCAAAGCAGGGTCAGGACGTAGTTGTTCGAGATGGCTTTCTTCCTCTGCCTGAGTCAGTTGCCAAAAATGTTCGTGAGCAGCTTGGCCTGTAG
- a CDS encoding ABC transporter permease subunit — MTEKNHSKTYLPGEERRNKLRKYRAVKDFISKFGVSIGGVNVIIALALIFIFLFIEVLPMLKGSSVEPETSFYSPARNSQLMFMDMDRYHEIGVSYHSDGRVIFFDLWDGTHIKTVSLNLPQDVTITSHAAGEPRTNIKVIGLSDGTAMVLEHDFQARHSEGIRTITPHVLFPYGEEPFVVDENRGPLTSIGVQRGSRGTAVAATTEDNRLLLIKFATRVSFMTGETEVEIQKFPLGKSKENIEHLLISANHFSLYTIDSRGYIHFYNITRPADYKLVQSLPAVPDQSVQITTAGFVLGTTSIIVGRSDGTISQYFVVRDDDNINRLKRIRDFEPHPSAVTAFTSEYYRKGFYTADASGNLAGHYPASHRTVFMQNISDSPITNIALSPVQRLIFAKDKSDQINLLHVFNAHPEVSMKALWQKVWYEGRSKPDYIWQSSSATDDFEPKFSQVPLTLGTIKAAFYAMLLAMPLAIMGAIYTAYFMTSRMRRLVKPSIEIMEALPTVILGFLAGLWLAPFVENHLPAIFSIIIFMPLAILAFAFLWSKIPARIRKRITSGWEAAFLIPIIIFMGWFCIFMSPYIELWFFNGSARQWLTDVGITYDQRNALVVGLAMGFAVIPTIFSIAEDAIFSVPKHLTEGSLALGATRWQTVTKVVLLTASPGIFSAVMIGFGRAVGETMIVLMATGNSPVTNFNIFEGMRTLSANIAVELTETAVGGTHYRILFLSALVLFILTFILNTAAEIVRQRLRKKYSSL, encoded by the coding sequence ATGACTGAAAAAAACCATTCCAAAACCTATCTTCCTGGTGAAGAAAGAAGAAACAAACTCCGTAAGTATAGAGCTGTTAAAGATTTTATATCCAAATTTGGAGTCAGCATCGGCGGTGTAAATGTCATCATTGCCCTGGCCTTAATCTTTATATTCCTGTTCATTGAAGTCCTGCCCATGCTCAAAGGTTCATCGGTTGAACCGGAAACAAGCTTTTACTCACCAGCAAGAAATAGCCAACTGATGTTTATGGACATGGATCGGTACCATGAAATTGGAGTCAGCTATCACAGCGATGGAAGAGTCATTTTTTTCGATCTATGGGATGGAACTCACATCAAAACAGTTTCGCTCAATCTTCCACAGGATGTAACCATCACCAGTCATGCAGCTGGAGAACCCCGGACCAACATTAAAGTAATCGGACTAAGTGATGGCACTGCTATGGTTTTGGAGCATGATTTTCAAGCCAGACACTCAGAAGGAATCAGGACCATTACTCCACATGTTCTTTTTCCCTACGGTGAGGAACCTTTTGTTGTTGATGAAAACAGAGGACCACTGACATCAATCGGGGTCCAGAGAGGAAGTCGAGGGACTGCAGTGGCTGCAACCACTGAAGACAACCGGCTGCTGCTCATCAAATTTGCTACGAGAGTGTCTTTCATGACCGGTGAGACTGAAGTTGAAATCCAAAAATTTCCTTTAGGAAAATCTAAAGAAAACATTGAACATCTTCTGATATCAGCCAATCATTTCAGTCTTTATACCATTGATTCTCGAGGATACATTCACTTTTACAACATAACCCGTCCTGCAGACTATAAGCTGGTCCAGTCGCTGCCGGCAGTTCCAGACCAGAGTGTACAAATTACCACCGCTGGCTTTGTCCTTGGTACCACTTCCATAATTGTTGGCAGATCTGATGGCACTATAAGTCAGTACTTTGTTGTCAGGGATGATGACAATATAAACAGACTTAAAAGAATCAGAGACTTTGAACCTCATCCTTCTGCAGTTACCGCCTTCACTTCAGAATACTATCGCAAGGGTTTTTATACTGCCGATGCAAGTGGTAATCTGGCTGGTCACTATCCAGCCTCCCACCGTACTGTATTTATGCAGAATATATCTGACAGCCCCATTACAAACATTGCCCTGTCTCCAGTACAGCGCCTGATTTTTGCAAAAGACAAGAGTGATCAGATAAACCTGCTTCACGTGTTTAATGCTCATCCTGAAGTCTCTATGAAGGCCTTGTGGCAGAAAGTATGGTATGAAGGAAGGTCAAAACCTGATTACATCTGGCAGTCATCATCTGCAACCGATGACTTTGAACCCAAGTTCAGTCAGGTCCCCTTGACGCTGGGGACCATAAAGGCTGCCTTTTATGCCATGCTTCTGGCCATGCCCCTGGCCATCATGGGGGCAATCTATACAGCTTACTTTATGACCTCCAGAATGAGAAGACTGGTCAAACCATCCATTGAAATCATGGAGGCATTGCCCACAGTCATTCTGGGATTCCTTGCTGGTCTCTGGCTGGCCCCATTTGTGGAAAATCATCTTCCAGCCATATTTTCAATCATAATTTTCATGCCCCTGGCCATTCTGGCCTTTGCTTTTCTATGGTCTAAAATACCTGCCCGGATACGTAAAAGAATAACATCAGGCTGGGAAGCAGCATTCCTTATACCAATAATAATTTTCATGGGCTGGTTTTGTATATTCATGAGCCCTTATATTGAATTATGGTTTTTCAACGGCAGCGCCAGACAATGGCTGACGGATGTAGGCATAACCTATGACCAGCGAAATGCTTTGGTTGTCGGCCTGGCCATGGGTTTCGCAGTCATTCCTACCATCTTTTCCATTGCTGAAGATGCCATATTCAGTGTCCCCAAGCATTTGACCGAAGGATCTCTGGCGCTGGGCGCTACTCGCTGGCAAACAGTAACCAAGGTGGTTCTGCTGACTGCCAGCCCAGGTATTTTTTCCGCAGTCATGATCGGGTTTGGACGAGCTGTGGGCGAAACCATGATCGTGCTTATGGCCACTGGCAACAGTCCGGTCACAAACTTCAATATTTTCGAAGGTATGCGCACCCTTTCAGCGAACATTGCTGTGGAACTTACAGAAACAGCTGTGGGCGGGACCCACTACCGCATTCTCTTTTTATCGGCCCTTGTTCTGTTTATTCTGACGTTTATCCTGAACACTGCTGCGGAGATTGTCAGACAGAGACTTCGAAAAAAATACAGCTCCCTTTAA